The Impatiens glandulifera chromosome 8, dImpGla2.1, whole genome shotgun sequence genome includes a window with the following:
- the LOC124911777 gene encoding pto-interacting protein 1-like, with amino-acid sequence MDPLYEAELNEDAPKEVLPIEVPSISLHELKEITNKFGPKTYIGKGSFGTVYHALLSNGREAAIKKLNANNQPEDEFLDQVSMASRLKHENFVELLGYCVEGNKRVLAYEFASKGTLHDLLHGKKCGKREESIPVLSWTRRVKIAVGIAKGLEYLHTKADPKIFHGNLSSSNVLIFDDDVAKIADFNLSNEIVDTTSYDYVMTSVKNDDKTDIYNFGVILLELLTGHKPMDHSVPRKQKNLVAWVIPKIDEDKVLECIDPSIEGEYAFSHVEKMARLAGLCVQEEPDFRPNMSIMVKALQPLLDSELGVTFEMEPLQEAEDVPVEVPTISLHELNETTKNFGPETLIGKGSFGAVYHGFLSNGREAAIKKLDANDQSYDEFQSQVSMAYMLKHENFVELLGYCVEGNERFLAYEFAPNGSLHDILHGKECVNREEPGPVLSWIQRVEIAVGVAKGLEYLHTKADPIIFHGNLNSSNVLIFDDNVAKIADFDLSNEIVDTTSQHYKMWSLKTDDRHDIYSFGVILLELLTGREEKNLVEWVIPKINNLEEYIDSRLEGEYHLRRATKMATLAGMCVQEEPLFRPNMSIMVKALQPLLNPE; translated from the exons ATGGATCCATTATATGAGGCTGAACTCAATGAAGATGCACCAAAGGAAGTTCTACCAATTGAAGTACCTTCCATTTCACTCCACGAGTTAAAGGAAATCACTAACAAGTTTGGACCGAAAACTTACATCGGAAAAGGCTCATTTGGAACAGTTTACCATGCTCTTCTTAGTAATGGAAGAGAAGCAGCCATCAAGAAGTTGAATGCAAACAATCAACCCGAGGATGAGTTTCTAGACCAG GTTTCTATGGCGTCTCGACTGAAACATGAAAACTTCGTTGAATTGCTTGGTTATTGTGTTGAGGGTAATAAACGTGTCCTTGCTTATGAGTTTGCATCTAAGGGTACTCTGCATGATCTTCTTCATG GAAAGAAATGTGGTAAAAGAGAAGAATCAATCCCTGTTCTCTCATGGACTCGAAGAGTAAAAATTGCTGTAGGAATTGCTAAGGGACTTGAGTATTTGCATACGAAAGCAGATCCTAAAATTTTCCATGGAAATCTTAGTTCAAGCAATGTACTAATCTTTGATGATGATGTAGCCAAGATTGCTGactttaatttatcaaatgaaATTGTTGACACAACATCTTATGA CTATGTAATGACTTCAGTAAAGAATGATGACAAAACTGATATATATAACTTTGGTGTCATTTTGCTCGAGCTTTTGACTGGGCATAAACCTATGGATCATTCAGTACCTCGTAAACAGAAGAATCTGGTGGCATGG GTAATTCCTAAAATTGATGAAGACAAAGTCTTAGAGTGCATTGATCCAAGCATAGAAGGGGAGTATGCTTTCAGTCATGTAGAAAAG ATGGCTAGGCTTGCTGGGTTGTGTGTACAGGAAGAACCAGATTTCCGACCTAACATGAGCATCATGGTTAAAGCACTACAACCACTTCTAGACTCAGAATTGGGCGTGACTTTCGAAATGGAACCATTACAAGAGGCTGAAGATGTACCAGTTGAAGTGCCTACCATTTCACTACACGAGTTAAATGAAACTACTAAGAACTTTGGACCTGAAACTTTAATTGGAAAAGGCTCATTTGGAGCAGTTTATCACGGTTTTCTTAGTAATGGAAGAGAAGCAGCCATCAAGAAGTTGGATGCAAATGATCAATCATATGACGAGTTTCAATCCCAG GTTTCTATGGCGTATATGTTGAAACATGAAAACTTTGTTGAATTGCTTGGTTACTGTGTTGAGGGTAATGAACGCTTCCTTGCCTATGAGTTTGCACCTAATGGTTCTCTACATGATATTCTTCACG GGAAGGAATGTGTTAATAGAGAAGAACCGGGCCCTGTCCTGTCATGGATTCAACGAGTTGAAATTGCTGTAGGAGTTGCTAAGGGACTTGAGTATTTGCATACGAAAGCAGATCCTATAATCTTCCATGGAAATCTTAACTCAAGCAATGTACTAATCTTTGATGATAATGTAGCCAAGATTGCTGACTTTGATTTATCAAATGAAATTGTTGACACGACATCTCAACA TTATAAAATGTGGTCACTAAAGACTGATGACAGACATGATATATATAGCTTTGGTGTCATTTTGCTTGAGCTTCTAACTGGCCGTGAAGAAAAGAATCTAGTGGAATGG GTAATTCCTAAAATTAATAACTTGGAGGAGTACATTGATTCAAGATTAGAAGGCGAGTATCATCTACGTCGTGCAACAAAG ATGGCTACGCTTGCTGGGATGTGTGTACAAGAAGAACCACTTTTCCGGCCTAACATGAGCATCATGGTTAAGGCTTTACAGCCACTTCTAAATCCAGAATGA